A DNA window from Halomonas zincidurans B6 contains the following coding sequences:
- a CDS encoding K+/H+ antiporter subunit F: MLDIALWISLALFTAATLLTLYRAAIGPDLPDRILALDTLYVNSIALIVLFGIWLNDKIYFEAALLIAMLGFISTVAVCKYLLRGDIIE; the protein is encoded by the coding sequence ATGCTAGACATCGCACTCTGGATCAGCCTGGCGCTGTTCACCGCAGCGACGCTGCTGACGCTGTATCGCGCGGCGATCGGCCCTGACCTGCCCGACCGTATCCTGGCGCTGGACACCCTGTACGTGAACTCCATCGCGCTGATCGTGCTGTTCGGCATCTGGCTCAACGACAAGATCTATTTCGAGGCGGCCTTGCTGATCGCCATGCTCGGCTTCATCAGCACCGTGGCGGTTTGCAAGTACCTGCTACGCGGCGACATCATCGAATAA
- a CDS encoding monovalent cation/H+ antiporter subunit A: protein MPLLLIVLLPLVGGLLPIMSSNERRGACAAVAAAPVLIALAVALYYAGAVLDGEVFRQAYRWIPALDLSLALRLDGLSLLFVLLILGIGLLIIVYARYYLLASDNAPRFYAFLLLFMAAMLGIVMADNLLLLWFFWELTSLSSFLLIGYWYHQSEARKGARMALTVTGAGGLALLAGLLLLGRIVGSYDLQVVLDSRDMIQADPRYLPALLLVLLGAFTKSAQFPFQFWLPHAMAAPTPVSAFLHSATMVKAGVFLLARMHPALAGSPEWLYLVGLTGLATMLYGGYFALLKYDLKGVLANSTISQLGLITLLLGLNNQIATVAALFQILSHALFKAALFMTAGIVDHETGTRDIRKLQGLWRTMPLVAVVAVVAGASLAGVPYFSGFLPKEMLLKESLDTQLLGGLSWLIPVLATLGSLLSVAYTIRLVNNVFFQGPMPELPKTPHAPPRLMIAPGLLLAALSLLIGTLPALTTTALLTAAGNAALVGDTPELHLVVWQGFSLPLLMSAIALIGGAALYWQRKYLFAFQRQFRARDARLLFEASVQSLVHTTQRVIDTLENGSLQRYMLWLVITILGLVGGTLLDATELRGPLPLQPLDGVVIVGAGMAIFAGLATAILHRRRLISLLMLSIVGLMTSLAFARFSAPDVALTQLAVEVVTMILLMLALFFLPQRTPKESGAARILRDVLLATAFGGTVASLNFAVLTRPLESISQFFIANSVPGGGGYNVVNVILVDFRGFDTLGEITVLCIAAVGIYKLLNRLRLFMPSSDAEGRPWSRDRHPLILISVSQTILPLALLVSAFIFLRGHNAPGGGFIAGLVTAVALILLYIAHGVDWCQRRMSFQYQPIAVAGVGLATLTGLGSLALGYPFLTSAIGTFYLPLIGKIKLVTTTLFDLGVYLTVVGATLMILANLGKLTTTHRPSKQKDKEKA from the coding sequence ATGCCGCTGTTATTGATTGTGCTGCTGCCACTGGTGGGCGGCCTGCTGCCCATCATGAGTTCCAACGAGCGCCGTGGCGCCTGCGCCGCCGTGGCAGCCGCGCCAGTGCTCATAGCACTGGCGGTCGCGCTCTATTATGCCGGCGCGGTACTCGATGGCGAGGTGTTCCGTCAGGCCTACCGCTGGATTCCGGCGCTGGACCTGAGCCTCGCCCTGCGCCTGGACGGCCTTTCTTTGCTGTTCGTGCTGCTGATCCTGGGGATCGGCCTGCTGATCATCGTCTACGCCCGTTACTATCTGCTGGCCAGCGACAACGCACCGCGCTTTTACGCCTTCCTGCTGCTGTTCATGGCGGCGATGCTGGGCATCGTCATGGCCGACAATCTGTTGCTGCTGTGGTTCTTCTGGGAACTCACCAGTCTGTCGTCGTTCCTGCTGATCGGCTACTGGTATCACCAGAGCGAGGCCCGCAAGGGCGCCCGCATGGCGCTCACCGTGACCGGGGCCGGAGGCTTGGCGCTGCTCGCCGGTTTGCTGCTGCTGGGCCGCATCGTCGGCAGCTACGACCTGCAGGTGGTGCTCGACAGCCGCGACATGATTCAGGCCGACCCGCGCTATCTGCCGGCATTGCTGCTGGTACTGCTCGGCGCATTCACCAAGTCGGCCCAGTTTCCCTTCCAGTTCTGGCTGCCTCACGCAATGGCTGCGCCGACGCCGGTGTCGGCATTCCTGCATTCGGCGACCATGGTCAAAGCCGGCGTGTTCCTGCTGGCACGCATGCACCCGGCGCTGGCCGGCAGCCCCGAGTGGCTCTACCTGGTCGGCCTGACCGGCCTGGCGACGATGCTCTACGGGGGCTATTTTGCGCTGCTCAAGTACGATCTCAAGGGCGTGCTGGCCAACTCGACAATCAGTCAGCTGGGGCTGATCACCCTGCTGCTGGGACTCAACAATCAGATAGCGACGGTCGCCGCGCTCTTTCAGATTCTCAGTCATGCTCTCTTCAAGGCGGCGCTGTTCATGACCGCCGGGATCGTCGATCACGAAACCGGAACCCGCGATATCCGCAAGCTTCAGGGACTGTGGCGGACGATGCCGCTGGTCGCGGTAGTGGCGGTCGTCGCCGGGGCGTCGCTGGCCGGGGTACCCTACTTCAGCGGCTTTCTGCCCAAGGAGATGCTGCTCAAGGAGTCCCTCGACACTCAACTGCTGGGCGGGCTGTCATGGTTGATTCCGGTACTGGCGACGCTGGGCAGCCTGTTGTCGGTGGCCTACACGATACGCCTGGTCAACAACGTATTCTTTCAGGGGCCCATGCCCGAGTTGCCCAAGACACCCCATGCACCGCCCAGGCTGATGATCGCTCCGGGGCTGCTGCTTGCCGCGCTGAGCCTGCTGATCGGCACCCTGCCGGCGTTGACCACCACGGCGCTGCTCACCGCGGCGGGCAACGCCGCGCTGGTCGGCGACACGCCCGAACTGCATCTGGTGGTCTGGCAAGGTTTCAGCCTACCGCTGCTGATGAGTGCCATCGCGCTGATCGGCGGCGCCGCGCTGTACTGGCAGCGCAAGTATCTATTCGCCTTTCAGCGCCAGTTTCGTGCCCGCGACGCACGACTGCTGTTCGAGGCCTCGGTCCAGAGCCTGGTACACACCACCCAGCGCGTGATCGACACGTTGGAAAACGGCTCGCTGCAGCGCTACATGCTGTGGCTGGTGATCACCATCCTGGGCCTGGTCGGCGGCACCCTGCTCGACGCCACCGAGCTGCGCGGCCCGCTACCGCTGCAACCGCTCGACGGGGTGGTCATCGTCGGCGCCGGCATGGCGATATTCGCCGGCCTGGCCACGGCGATCCTGCACCGGCGGCGGCTGATCTCGCTGCTGATGCTGTCGATCGTCGGGCTGATGACCTCACTGGCCTTCGCCCGCTTCTCGGCACCCGATGTGGCGCTGACTCAGCTGGCGGTGGAGGTGGTGACCATGATCCTGCTGATGCTGGCGCTGTTCTTCCTGCCCCAGCGAACCCCCAAGGAGTCCGGCGCTGCGCGGATCCTGCGCGACGTATTGCTGGCCACGGCGTTCGGCGGGACCGTCGCCAGCCTCAACTTTGCGGTGCTGACCCGGCCGCTGGAATCGATCTCGCAGTTCTTCATCGCCAACAGCGTGCCGGGTGGCGGCGGGTATAACGTGGTCAACGTGATTCTGGTCGACTTCCGCGGCTTCGATACCCTCGGCGAGATCACCGTGCTGTGCATCGCCGCGGTGGGCATCTACAAGCTGCTCAACCGGCTGCGACTATTCATGCCATCGAGTGACGCCGAGGGCCGGCCATGGTCCCGCGACCGTCATCCGCTGATTCTGATCAGCGTGTCGCAGACCATCCTGCCGCTGGCCCTGCTGGTGTCGGCATTCATCTTTCTGCGCGGTCACAACGCACCGGGCGGCGGTTTCATCGCCGGCCTGGTCACGGCGGTGGCGTTGATCCTCCTGTACATCGCCCATGGCGTCGACTGGTGTCAGCGGCGCATGTCGTTTCAGTACCAGCCGATCGCCGTCGCCGGGGTCGGCCTGGCGACGCTGACCGGCCTGGGCAGCCTGGCGTTAGGCTATCCCTTCTTGACGTCGGCGATCGGCACGTTCTACCTGCCGTTGATCGGCAAGATCAAGCTGGTCACCACGACACTGTTCGACCTGGGGGTGTATCTCACCGTGGTCGGCGCCACGCTGATGATTCTCGCCAACCTCGGCAAGCTGACCACCACGCACCGCCCCAGCAAGCAAAAAGACAAGGAGAAGGCCTGA
- a CDS encoding thiol-disulfide oxidoreductase DCC family protein codes for MTLRHSPAHVRAPLMLLYDGDCPICQRQVAWIQRHPHRQRVRCVDIRARDFSASAWERDCEELLGRMFAQDGAGKWFAGMDAVRAMLALLGYRRLVWLSHLPGIRPLLDRLYLAVARHRFALGRWLPPLR; via the coding sequence ATGACGCTACGCCATTCGCCAGCGCATGTCCGCGCGCCACTGATGCTGCTCTATGACGGCGATTGTCCGATCTGTCAGCGTCAGGTCGCCTGGATCCAGCGGCATCCCCATCGTCAGCGTGTGCGCTGCGTGGACATACGCGCCAGGGACTTTTCCGCGAGCGCCTGGGAACGTGACTGCGAGGAATTGCTGGGCCGAATGTTTGCCCAGGATGGCGCGGGGAAATGGTTCGCGGGGATGGACGCGGTACGTGCGATGCTCGCGCTGCTCGGCTATCGACGGTTGGTCTGGCTATCTCACCTGCCGGGAATCAGGCCATTGCTCGACCGGCTCTACCTGGCAGTGGCCCGGCATCGCTTTGCGCTGGGGCGTTGGCTGCCCCCGCTGCGCTGA
- a CDS encoding DUF6482 family protein translates to MDLHVLKQYVHNHANFEVRVISHAGSRCYQVEIEDIEGDRHLLTQRGKPMMFRALDDIYLELKRAGIHRAYLVHYVAHDEMIGRQAHYQEPLASRMPLVF, encoded by the coding sequence ATGGACCTTCATGTGCTCAAGCAGTACGTCCACAATCATGCCAATTTCGAAGTGCGCGTCATCAGCCACGCCGGCAGCCGTTGTTATCAGGTTGAAATCGAGGACATCGAAGGTGATCGGCACCTGCTGACTCAACGCGGCAAGCCGATGATGTTCCGTGCCCTGGACGACATCTACCTGGAGCTCAAGCGGGCGGGGATTCACCGCGCCTATCTGGTGCATTACGTCGCCCACGACGAGATGATCGGGCGTCAAGCGCACTATCAGGAGCCGCTGGCGTCACGCATGCCGTTGGTCTTTTAG
- the hemH gene encoding ferrochelatase: MPNARFGVLLANLGTPAAPTSEAVRRYLGEFLWDERVIDVSRPLWWLILHGVILRIRPRKVAKGYAAIWGEDGSPLLAIGRRQQRALAERLAEQFGETLPVELAMTYGQPSMETAGKALRDAGAERILVLPLYPQFSRSTTAAVFDRLARALKPCPHLPELRFVRDYHDHPAYIGALAASVREHWRRHDGERGRLMMSYHGIPKRYAEAGDPYPQHCQATSRLLAAELGLGEDEWLMSYQSRFGREEWLKPYTDMTLKAWGQEGVEHVDIISPAFSADCLETLEELEVENRDNFAAAGGKTYRYIAALNDRRDHIDLLAQLVEQHSRGW, encoded by the coding sequence ATGCCCAATGCCCGTTTCGGTGTATTACTGGCCAATCTCGGCACTCCGGCTGCACCGACCTCCGAGGCGGTGCGGCGCTACCTGGGAGAGTTCCTGTGGGATGAACGGGTAATCGACGTCTCGCGGCCGCTATGGTGGCTGATCTTGCACGGGGTGATCCTGCGCATCCGGCCGCGCAAGGTCGCCAAGGGCTACGCGGCGATCTGGGGCGAGGACGGTTCGCCGTTGCTGGCGATCGGCCGGCGCCAGCAACGTGCCCTGGCCGAGCGTCTCGCCGAGCAGTTCGGCGAGACGCTTCCGGTCGAGCTGGCCATGACCTACGGCCAGCCGAGCATGGAGACGGCCGGCAAGGCGCTGCGCGATGCCGGGGCGGAGCGCATCCTGGTGCTGCCGCTGTACCCGCAGTTTTCGCGCTCGACGACCGCGGCCGTGTTCGACCGGCTGGCGCGCGCGCTCAAGCCCTGTCCGCATCTGCCCGAGTTGCGCTTCGTCCGCGATTATCACGACCATCCGGCGTACATCGGCGCATTGGCGGCGAGCGTGCGCGAGCACTGGCGCAGGCACGATGGCGAGCGCGGGCGGCTGATGATGTCCTATCACGGCATCCCCAAACGCTATGCCGAGGCCGGCGATCCCTACCCGCAGCACTGCCAGGCCACCAGCCGCTTGCTGGCCGCCGAGCTGGGGCTCGGCGAGGACGAGTGGCTGATGAGCTATCAATCGCGCTTCGGTCGCGAGGAGTGGCTCAAACCGTATACCGACATGACGCTCAAGGCCTGGGGCCAGGAGGGCGTCGAGCATGTCGATATCATCAGCCCGGCGTTTTCTGCGGACTGCCTGGAAACGCTCGAGGAGCTCGAGGTGGAAAACCGCGACAACTTCGCCGCGGCCGGCGGCAAGACCTATCGCTACATCGCGGCGCTCAACGATCGTCGCGATCACATCGACCTGCTGGCGCAACTCGTCGAGCAGCATAGCCGCGGCTGGTAA
- a CDS encoding Na+/H+ antiporter subunit C — protein MEALFSMTTGVLAACGLFLALRGRTFPVVVGLTLLSYAVNLFLFSMGGLTTGGAALIKGQGGDYADPLPQALVLTAIVIGFAMTAFSVILAIRARSDLGSDHVNGNRLDEPREESS, from the coding sequence ATGGAAGCGCTGTTCTCGATGACTACCGGCGTGCTCGCCGCCTGCGGGCTGTTCCTGGCGCTGCGCGGCCGGACCTTCCCGGTGGTGGTGGGCCTGACGCTGCTCTCCTATGCCGTCAACCTGTTCCTGTTCTCGATGGGCGGGCTGACCACCGGCGGCGCGGCCTTGATCAAAGGCCAGGGCGGCGACTACGCCGACCCGCTGCCCCAGGCCCTGGTGCTCACGGCGATCGTCATCGGCTTCGCCATGACCGCCTTCTCGGTGATCCTGGCGATACGTGCCCGGAGTGATCTGGGCAGCGACCACGTCAACGGCAATCGCCTCGACGAGCCGCGGGAGGAGAGCAGTTGA
- a CDS encoding Na+/H+ antiporter subunit G, giving the protein MIGFHTAMEGVIAFFMVAGGVFAFIGALGLTHLRDFYMRLHGPTKTTTLGVGCVLIASMGYFSLVKEGLSYQELLITVFLFITAPVSAHLLAKSALHQKLPRFEPTRDDIPELKEQGEDDEGERASRQP; this is encoded by the coding sequence ATGATCGGTTTCCATACCGCGATGGAAGGCGTGATCGCCTTCTTCATGGTGGCCGGCGGGGTCTTTGCGTTTATCGGCGCGCTGGGCCTGACCCACCTGCGCGATTTCTACATGCGCCTGCACGGCCCGACCAAGACCACCACGCTGGGCGTGGGCTGCGTGCTGATCGCTTCGATGGGCTATTTCAGTCTGGTCAAGGAAGGCCTGAGCTATCAGGAATTGCTGATCACCGTTTTTCTGTTCATTACCGCCCCGGTGTCGGCGCATCTGCTGGCCAAGAGCGCCCTGCATCAGAAGCTCCCCCGCTTCGAGCCCACCCGGGACGATATTCCCGAGCTCAAGGAACAAGGCGAAGACGACGAGGGCGAGCGCGCAAGTCGCCAGCCTTGA
- the dnaB gene encoding replicative DNA helicase — translation MSDALELDQETAALKVPPHSLEAEQSVLGGLMLDNSAWDTVSELLVADDFYRYEHRLVFNAMIPLAEGGHPLDVVTLSEALESRDQLDTVGGLGYLADLARNTPSASNIRAYANIVRERATLRKLIQAANQIAESSFAPQGRPSDELVNEAERLVFQISESRPKMGGPIGMSELLSKAVDRIDELFNMQGRMTGLSSGFRDLDDMTSGFQPSDLVIVAGRPSMGKTTFAMNIVEHAVISSDKPVMVFSMEMPAESLMLRMLSSLGRIDQTRVRTGQLEDEDWPRLTSAVNLLKDKKLFIDDTAALSPNEMRSRIRRVVREHGNLGMIMIDYLQLMQIPGFSENRTGEISEISRSLKGLAKEFDCPVVALSQLNRSLEQRPNKRPVMSDLRESGAIEQDADVITFVYRDEVYNQDNPDNKGLAEVIIGKQRNGPIGTVHLAFIGKYTRFEDLAPDSYGQHFGE, via the coding sequence ATGAGTGACGCCCTGGAACTCGATCAGGAAACCGCCGCCCTCAAGGTGCCGCCGCATTCGCTGGAAGCCGAGCAGTCGGTGCTCGGCGGGCTGATGCTCGACAATTCGGCCTGGGACACCGTGTCCGAGCTGCTGGTCGCCGACGATTTCTACCGCTACGAACACCGCCTGGTGTTCAATGCCATGATCCCGCTTGCCGAGGGCGGTCACCCGCTCGACGTGGTGACGCTCTCCGAAGCGCTGGAGTCCCGCGATCAGCTCGATACCGTGGGCGGCCTGGGCTATCTCGCCGACCTGGCGCGCAACACCCCGTCGGCCAGCAACATCCGCGCCTATGCCAACATCGTTCGCGAGCGGGCCACCCTGCGTAAGCTGATCCAGGCCGCCAATCAGATCGCCGAAAGCTCGTTCGCGCCGCAGGGCCGGCCATCCGACGAGCTGGTCAACGAAGCCGAGCGACTGGTTTTCCAGATCAGCGAATCGCGGCCCAAGATGGGCGGCCCGATCGGCATGAGCGAACTGCTCTCCAAGGCGGTCGATCGCATCGACGAGCTGTTCAACATGCAGGGCCGGATGACCGGATTATCGTCGGGCTTTCGCGATCTTGACGACATGACCTCGGGCTTTCAGCCATCGGATCTGGTAATCGTGGCCGGGCGCCCGTCGATGGGCAAGACCACCTTCGCGATGAACATCGTCGAACATGCGGTGATCTCCAGCGACAAGCCGGTGATGGTGTTTTCGATGGAGATGCCCGCCGAATCGCTGATGTTGCGCATGTTGTCGTCGCTGGGGCGTATCGACCAGACCCGCGTGCGCACTGGCCAGCTCGAGGACGAGGACTGGCCGCGGCTGACCTCGGCGGTCAACCTGCTCAAGGACAAGAAGCTGTTCATCGACGATACCGCGGCGCTGTCGCCCAACGAGATGCGCTCGCGGATCCGGCGCGTGGTTCGCGAGCACGGCAACCTGGGCATGATCATGATCGACTATCTGCAGTTGATGCAGATCCCCGGGTTTTCCGAGAACCGGACCGGCGAGATCTCGGAGATCTCGCGCTCGCTCAAGGGGCTGGCCAAGGAGTTCGACTGTCCGGTGGTGGCGTTGTCGCAGCTCAACCGCTCGCTGGAGCAGCGCCCCAACAAGCGTCCGGTGATGTCGGACCTGCGTGAATCGGGGGCCATCGAGCAGGACGCCGACGTGATCACCTTCGTCTACCGCGATGAGGTCTACAATCAGGACAATCCCGACAACAAGGGGTTGGCCGAGGTGATCATCGGCAAGCAGCGTAACGGGCCGATCGGCACCGTGCATCTGGCCTTCATCGGCAAGTACACGCGCTTCGAGGATCTGGCGCCCGATAGCTACGGCCAGCACTTTGGCGAATGA
- a CDS encoding monovalent cation/H+ antiporter subunit D encodes MMDHLIALPILLPLVAGLGLLLNREGPATPRRVVSLVATALLLAVCALLLVQSADGTIRYYALGDWQPPFGIILVADRLSALMVTLTALLALGSLLYASAGNDEQGSNFHGLFQLQLMGINGAFLTGDLFNLFVFFEVLLIASYSLLMHGGGKARIHSGFHYVVLNLAGSALFLIGLGVLYGTIGTLNMADMAAKVPGLDSSRLVLAKAGAMLLLVVFGLKSAILPLYFWLPRAYAAAAAPVAALFAILTKVGIYAILRVFTLIFGAQAGALAYLAQPWVWWLSLATLALGGVGVLSSRDLRTQVAYLIIISVGTLLAGIGMNSIDANAALLYYMVHTTLVTGGLFLLVDIIAHQRGKAGARIVRGRAVNQTALLGTLFFIGALTVAGIPPFSGAVGKALVLKAATASQLVWLWPVLLISSLAAIVALSRTGSTLFWRTSGGERRRERHESGERDKEHERDKDSERGQRRVGAMRTAGLLLLLGASPLLVIFAGPLTDFTSATADQLADQEAYIRSIIEREAPSDATGDEP; translated from the coding sequence TTGATGGATCACCTGATCGCGCTGCCCATTCTTCTGCCGCTGGTCGCCGGGCTGGGGCTGCTGCTCAACCGTGAAGGACCAGCGACGCCGCGGCGTGTCGTCAGCCTGGTCGCCACGGCACTGCTGCTGGCGGTGTGCGCGCTGCTGCTGGTCCAGAGCGCCGACGGCACGATTCGCTATTATGCGCTGGGCGACTGGCAGCCACCGTTCGGCATCATCCTGGTCGCCGACCGGCTGTCGGCACTGATGGTCACGCTGACCGCCTTACTCGCACTCGGCAGCCTGCTTTATGCCAGCGCAGGCAACGACGAGCAAGGCTCGAATTTTCATGGGCTGTTCCAGTTGCAACTGATGGGCATCAACGGTGCCTTCCTGACCGGTGACCTGTTCAATCTGTTCGTGTTCTTCGAGGTGCTGCTGATCGCCTCCTATTCGCTGCTGATGCACGGCGGCGGCAAGGCGCGCATTCACTCGGGATTCCATTACGTGGTGCTCAACCTGGCCGGCTCTGCGCTGTTCCTGATCGGCCTGGGGGTGCTCTACGGCACCATCGGCACGCTCAACATGGCCGACATGGCGGCGAAAGTGCCAGGGCTCGACAGCAGCCGTCTGGTGCTTGCCAAGGCCGGCGCCATGCTGTTGCTGGTGGTATTCGGCCTGAAGTCGGCAATCCTGCCGCTGTACTTCTGGTTGCCGCGCGCCTATGCCGCGGCCGCGGCCCCGGTCGCTGCGCTGTTCGCGATTCTCACCAAGGTCGGCATCTACGCCATCCTGCGCGTCTTCACGCTGATCTTCGGCGCCCAGGCCGGGGCGCTGGCCTACCTGGCCCAGCCCTGGGTCTGGTGGCTGTCACTGGCGACCCTGGCGCTGGGCGGGGTGGGCGTGCTCTCGTCACGGGATCTGCGTACCCAGGTCGCCTATCTGATCATCATCTCGGTGGGCACTCTGCTCGCCGGAATCGGCATGAACAGCATCGATGCCAACGCCGCGCTGCTCTATTACATGGTGCATACCACGCTGGTGACCGGCGGGCTGTTCCTGCTGGTCGACATCATCGCCCATCAGCGCGGCAAGGCCGGCGCACGCATCGTCCGCGGCCGGGCCGTCAATCAAACCGCATTGCTGGGCACGCTGTTCTTCATCGGCGCGCTGACGGTGGCCGGGATTCCGCCCTTTTCCGGCGCGGTCGGCAAGGCGCTGGTCCTGAAGGCCGCCACGGCCAGCCAACTGGTATGGCTGTGGCCGGTCCTGCTGATCAGCAGTCTGGCGGCGATCGTCGCCCTGTCGCGCACCGGCTCGACGCTGTTCTGGCGGACCTCGGGAGGCGAGCGCCGCCGCGAGCGCCACGAGAGCGGCGAACGCGACAAGGAGCATGAGCGCGACAAGGACAGCGAACGCGGCCAGCGCCGCGTCGGGGCGATGCGTACGGCGGGCCTTCTGCTGCTGCTCGGCGCCTCGCCCCTGCTGGTGATCTTCGCCGGACCGCTGACCGACTTCACCAGCGCCACGGCCGATCAGCTCGCCGATCAGGAGGCGTACATTCGCTCGATCATCGAACGTGAAGCGCCCAGCGATGCCACAGGAGACGAGCCATGA
- a CDS encoding Na+/H+ antiporter subunit E, which translates to MIPVRPWLPMPLLSVLLLAMWLMLQQSVSVGQLLLGGFLALVIPLITRPFWESQPTVKRPWLLLRYVLRVLGDIIVANYEVSKLILNPRSRMSPVFIEYPLELEEAFTITILASTITLTPGTVSAHLRLDRRTLVVHALNAEDVQATIDRIHHRYERPLKEIFEC; encoded by the coding sequence ATGATTCCGGTACGACCCTGGTTGCCGATGCCGCTGCTCTCGGTACTGTTGCTCGCCATGTGGCTGATGCTGCAACAGAGCGTGTCGGTCGGTCAGCTGCTGCTCGGCGGTTTCCTGGCGCTGGTCATTCCGCTGATTACCCGGCCCTTCTGGGAGAGCCAGCCAACCGTCAAGCGGCCGTGGCTGTTGCTGCGCTACGTGCTGCGCGTGCTCGGCGACATCATCGTCGCCAACTACGAGGTCTCCAAGCTGATTCTCAACCCGCGCAGCCGCATGAGCCCGGTGTTCATCGAGTATCCGCTGGAACTCGAGGAGGCCTTCACGATCACCATCCTCGCCAGCACGATCACCCTGACCCCGGGGACGGTCTCGGCCCATCTGCGTCTCGACCGGCGCACGTTGGTGGTCCACGCACTCAATGCCGAGGATGTGCAAGCCACCATCGACAGGATCCACCATCGCTACGAGCGCCCGCTCAAGGAGATCTTCGAATGCTAG
- the rplI gene encoding 50S ribosomal protein L9 yields the protein MEVILLDNIGKLGALGDKVTVKPGYGRNYLVPYGLAVPATKDNVEAFEAQRAELEAQAVERKQEAEARAEQLNDIELSLVAKAGDEGKLFGSIGPRDLADALAQAGIDVAKSEVRMPEGPLRATGEYDIQLHLHAEVDATVRIVIVAE from the coding sequence ATGGAAGTCATTCTGCTCGACAATATCGGTAAGCTGGGTGCTCTGGGTGACAAGGTCACCGTCAAGCCCGGCTACGGTCGCAACTACCTGGTGCCCTACGGCCTGGCCGTGCCGGCTACCAAGGACAACGTCGAAGCCTTCGAAGCGCAGCGTGCGGAACTGGAAGCCCAGGCCGTCGAGCGCAAGCAGGAAGCCGAAGCGCGTGCCGAACAGCTCAACGACATCGAACTGTCGCTGGTCGCCAAGGCCGGCGACGAAGGCAAGCTGTTCGGTTCGATCGGTCCGCGCGACCTGGCCGATGCCCTGGCCCAGGCCGGCATCGATGTCGCCAAGAGCGAAGTGCGCATGCCCGAAGGGCCGCTGCGTGCCACCGGCGAGTACGACATCCAGCTGCATCTGCATGCGGAAGTCGACGCCACCGTGCGTATCGTGATCGTCGCCGAGTAA